One Vicia villosa cultivar HV-30 ecotype Madison, WI linkage group LG5, Vvil1.0, whole genome shotgun sequence genomic window, ACTGATGCAAGCCATGATGTTATTCCTACTGATGCAAAACAAGATGTAGGTGCTGCAGAAATTGATGCCATCCCAAATGATGCATCTCAGACTGACTATTTTGATGGAACTTTTGATGATATTATAACAAGCCTCCCAGACATCACCACTGCTCAGGATTACAAAGAGGCCAAGACAAGGAAATGAGTGAAAGAGATCTAGCCAATGAGAAGGAGGTGAAGTTAAAGAATCaagataaattggtttaaaaaaccaaaaccatTTACAGGGCCTGGATCCAATAGTGATCAACCAATGTCTTTGACAAATTAAGAGGAGGAAAGAGGATCACAAAGATCAAATAAGAAAGCCAAGAAATATAATCTTGTATCTTTGTAAGTTGACTAATGTTTTGTGTAAGTTAATGTTTATGACAATATAAGacttaagaagatcttaattaaTATGAACTACATTTTGTGCCTAAATTctgtttacattttattttttgtttcataTGTAATTCATTATACCTTATAAACAAAACAATGAGACAATTTAATACATCTAATGCCATAAATTGTAAACAAAAATTTCCATTAAGTCATTTGAACTTTACATAATTTTCTTCATGACTGTTTTTAACCAAACCCATCACAAGCATACTAGAACAACTTAAcacaagcatactacaacaacTTAACACAATCCTACTACAACATTCTTGTTACAATAGTACTCTAATGCCTAATTCTTGAACTTCAAAACCACTGCAAACATAATCAAACACAACATGAAGGCCAGTTTCATCGGATAAATCTTCTTTTGCATGATGGAAACTTTCAGCTTGGTTTTTTCAAGCTTTTTCATTGTTATTTCCAACTTCACCAATGCAACATTACATTTCTTCCAGTCACGATTTTCACTCTTTGCTTTCACTCATGGCTATGGCAAATTCATCGTCCCATAAAAACAAGTCACAAGAATTAAGACCCTGCAAACATCAACAGAATTTGGCATAAAACGCATATAAATCATGAGACAAATTACCCCAGCCAAACGACATATAAATCATGAGACAAATTATCCCAGCCAAACGACACTTCCAAAACTTCTAGTTTTTATTTTGCACCGTATTTGCTACCCACATCTTCATTGGCATACGACAACCACACTGTGGAACACTTGAAATCTCAAACGAGTTGCTGCTTCCATTGTTGTAGCTTTGATCCATGCCGCTTactaatgaagaagaagaagaagactgcAACTTTTCCTAacaggaagatgatgatgatgaacacgATTTATCAAACCCTAGTCTTCCTAATTGTTGATTTGGGAATTTTCTCGTCTGTAAACAAGAAGGGAAAACGATGAAGATCCAACGTGGCATTAGTAACAGTAAAAAAATAGCAACTTACACGTAGGATGGTAACCTTGTGTTCTAGGTAAAATCATGGTAAAAGTTTAAATGGTTGGAATCTGCATTTGGTAAGGGCTgcgcaacaattttttttaagggGGGCAAAATCAAAACTCGCTTATTTGGCAGGGGTAAAAGGTATTTGGCAGGGGTAAAAggtatttaacccttaaaatttTAATGTGAGTTGgtgttctattatatatatttgtgCCATATATGAGGTATTTACAAGTGTAAAAATTTAGGAGTGTGACATATATGTGTCACTTATAGgtttttgaaagtcattttttattttccatagaccgtacgagtttacgagtcgaGTCTATGGACCATTTACGAGTCTCAGTAGACTCGCGAGTTTgacaatcttttatatatatatatatatatatatatatatatatatatatatatatatatatatgatttatttattctaaataaatttaaattcattctacaatttatttaaatattgattttgataaaattgcaaatttatctaaaaattgaaatatttgaagGTAGACAAAGTGTATTTTCAAATGGAGATGTGAGCGTTAGTGCAATGCCTATATACCTTTgcttagtgcattgcatatatgcCTTTGCTTATCTAATTGGTAGCATGGAACTCATAATTTTGCTTACTTTTTATCAAATGTTATTGTTATCATGGTCCATTCCATTGTTTGTAAGAGTATATTTTTAGGAGTTTGATATATTTTTCCCAAGTCATGTCATTGGGAGACATATTTACCTTgattgtttttaataataattagctTGAATTTTGTAGTAATATTTTTGTATATGTGATTTGGTTGAAACTAAATCTTAAAAGTGAAAagccaattttttttttcttttgcataTCTAAAATACAAagattttcaataaaaaaaaaaaaagtaaagatGGCCGATGTAGTTATTCTTTTCTACCTATTTTAAAACTATGAATATTTCTCTAAAATATGGTTTTTAGGGTAAAATAGGAATCTTTCTTATAATTTGGACAAAGGcgttaatttttttttcacaGAGCTTTGTATTGAAGGTGGTTAAGAACAAATGACCTATATTTTCGTCAGGGAAAATTTGAAAGGAGGGTTTCAAAAAATGATCTTTTCAAAAGAAatatagaatttaaaaaaaaatagttaaaataataaaagagtatTTCTCatttacatatttttaatttttaaaatactataataacataaattatattagAATAATTTGTCTCGCAAGATTCTCCATATCCGTCCTCGTCACaatctttctattcttttcccctaatattttttttgataataCTAACGAGTGGTCCGGGGCACTGGTTAAGAAATTAAAAAGGTATGTGGAGCTTTATTTAATAAAGCAAAAAGATATGTTTTAAcccaaaatataatattttttttgataataCTAACGAGTGGTCCGGGGCACTGGTTAAGAAATTAAAAAGGTATGTGGAGCTTTATTTAATAAagcaaaaaatatgttttaacccaaaatatatgtatgtaatgtattaaaaacataaataattagtttttttaaagaatattttgtgtgttcaaatacaatgaatttatgatattttctttatttggaaTGTTTAGTCACGGGACACTAgaggaaatcaaatatttttaacaatatataataatttaattatttaaagaaaaataataatatttttatgttttattaagATAAAGAAGAAAGACAGACTAACCATATAATCAATGTTGAACATATCTATCGGGAAAGTTTAAAGTGGTaactaatataatttataatttgcctataaattattaaaatattataaatttttgtgaaattatttttgaataaaagtcATTTGATAAATAATATATGCATGGTATAAGAGTATAATAAAAGATTTGAATGTATAATCACTTTGTATTTATAGGTGTCATACATGTAGCTAGATGTATTTTTTAGGACTGAAATGCATGACTTTTacattcatatttcatttatgaaaaCGAGTGagaatcaattttaaatgatttaacTAATATTTAACTTTTTCATTTAATATTTAAACTTAGTGATATATTATTCGAgttctcattttttttaaaataatatttgtagcacttaaattaaaagtaaaatttcTAGATTAAATTGTGTATATGTAAGATACACCAAATGCTAACTCTATCACCGTAGGGTCGAAGTGCTTTGATTAGAAAATTAGTTGGGCCGAGTAGGTTTCTTATGACTGTGAGGCGAGTTGACCTCATAATTGAGGTAGCATGCCCTTTCTATTTTAGGACAGACTCTTCTGACCTCGTTAGAAGTAGAAAGATCGATTAGGTTTTTCATACCCTAATCTTACCCGTCATTTTCATATCACCTGgttttaagtttttatttatttattttcatccgAAGTCAAAATGATTCAGTTAATGGTGTCCATTTGTCACTAGCATTCAACTCATCAGCATAACATCACTATTTCATTTGGTCATACAATTATCAGTCAAAATTATGCATCTGCATCATTGTCATTCATCTGCATGTAATGGAATAAaggtcaaagtttgactttttgttcTAGTCACTTGCTTTATTACTAGTGCAtttgcattttgaaaattcatttGCATTtgctttattattttcttttcgaCTACTCATCAACATATTTAAGGTAAAGTCAATGAGTTGACTTTTGACTTTGATCCTTTTATTGTTAATTGGATTCTAAAAAGGTAAATTCTTTGATACACATGCATTTAAATTGGGTACCGGTATTTTTGgtgtaaaatataaaatttattttattttagacttaattatagttttggtccccctattttctttgattcACAAAATTGGTCCCTCTAGTTTAAATTGAAACATTTTGGTCCATCTATTTTAGATTTTAACAATTTTGGTCCCCTTTTTTATACTTTTGCACTTAAAATTAACGATgatttcactttttaaatgataaattatatGTAAAACATGACAAATCATCGTATATAAAAAATCTCATCGATTTTCATTGAAAAACCATGAAAGGGgactaaaattatttaaatttaaaatagggaaccaaaattgtttgaatttgaaatagggGAATTAATTTCGTGAATAAGACAAAATAGGGGACCAAAATTATAATTTAgcctttattttaaataaaattaaaataaataagtgatgTGGCATAAAATTATAACATTTACTTAATATTTCTCttttattaatatggttaaataagtttttggtccctataaatattgcagttttattTTTAGTTGCTCTAGtaattttggcaacggttttaactagttttggcaacgatttttttgtaaaaaccatacctacattttgaaataaatgatgtatgagacaaaaaaaaagattcacccctaatctccactatttattttaaaattcaatgtttcagattcattctcatattctcatataaatatgacattctcatatgatatgtcctATATATACACTTTCTGACTCTATTCTTTATATAGAAGTAAGCGATTGAACTTATCGAAAAATATCGATATAAATGGGTctacaaaaatattttgttttgatttgacgaaaaaatattgttaatttttaaccaaaaaaaattatagttaattcatatttattgttattatattatattaatgagATTGATTATATTGCAATCGAAAATCTTATGATTTAGTTTACACATACATGAtacatcaaatcaaatcaaattaaattgtaAGATATCATCATATATTAAAtcctaaaatatattttaaatatttacataTTTGATTGcatacatatataaaaataaagaaaataaatcttataatattaattactaaataaaaatCTTATTTTGAATGTTGAGATGAGATGGTGGATAAATACCCCTAGGACATAGTGTTGCATCATTTAAGTTCTGCCGAATTGAAACACAAATGGATTCTAAGCAAAACCTGAAGCAGATCAACGAGTCCATTGAGAAAACCTTGGCCCTTATTCATCAACTTACCCTTACAGTCTCTAACTACGATGATGCTATGCAAATGCCACTTCTCCAACGCATGTAAACCTCTTGATCCCTTcactatatttatttttttactttttgtccTTGTCCCAAGTTTGTGATATTTTGAATTTTGTTTCTCCAGCAATGGTCTTGTTGCAGAGCTTGACAACATGATGAAATTGGCAGAAAACTGCAACATTCAGGTTCCTATGGAGGTTATAAAGTAGGTTTCTTCAATAACAATTTAATTCtagaattttaattttgattacgTTACAAAAGTTCAAGATTAGTGGTAGAAAAATTTTGTATTTCATTtacaaacaaaagaaaatattatgtttttttacaaaagttatattatactattttaataatataaaatatttcacttacaaaataaataaaaaaatcattttaatttgtagaattgtattttttttttaataattcacAATTTTTTGTCattaatagttttttttgctCCCGCTAATAATGTTTTAGATCTGCTTTGCTTTTTAACTATGGGACTGTTTCTGGTTTTAGGTTAATTGATGATGGGAAGAATCCAGATTTATTTACCCAAGATGTTATAAATGACTGTATTGCAAAGAATCAGATCACCAAAGGAAAAACGGATGCTTTCAAGGTTGATTATGATTTTGATTTTTATgataaatatgttatttttatgcCAAACTTTCTTCTGGTTTTAAATAGGTCCCATTAGTTTTAAACGAGGCGCCGTTAATGAACTATTGAATTAGTCGATCACAAGATTAAATATTagtaagatttaaaaaaaaacttagtaATTTTGTTTGTGGCAGGGTTTTCGCAAGCATCTATTAGAGGAATTAGAGCAAAACTTTCCTGATGAAATTGAGACATTTAGAGAGAGTCGTGCTGTTTCTGCTGCGGTAAGTGTTTCTTATTCAGATTATTTGGGGAACTCGAAatgtttcttattttattttgtaagatTTGTTAAGTTTTTGTTACTTTTTAATGTTGTCATTTTATTTTTGGTTACTTTTTAATGTTGTCCTTTTTGCATTTGGCGCAGACACAGAGTGTATCTGCTAACGGAGATGCAACGCTTAAAGGAAAGCATTGATTGATAAGATTTCAACTGTCTTGctgtttctctctctctctcttttttttttttttaatttgttgacTTTATTTTAATGCATTTAATGATATATTTTAATGAGTTTATAGTACATATTTTCAATGGTAAATTCTTTGATACTATTTAGTTTAAATTGGATACCAGTGCAAATTATTTAAaaactttaatttatttaaaaaaaagatgTAGAATTAAATTATAATATCTCATTGGTTAAGGTAAAGTGTATCCAACTTAAGTCAAAAGTAGTGTTCACTATTTTCATAGGAATGTCAAAgtcttcttttattattttaaattagaaTTTGTAAATTATCCTCTTAAATTAATTCGGTTGATAGTTGTCGACATTTTACTTTTTCATctacaaataaattaaaatttgtataTTGCAACTACTAACCacaaaaataatttcaatttatatttcaaaccaattattttttgtatttatatatttgaagCTACGTTTTTTTATCAATAAAGTTATAAAGTTTATTAcagataaaattatataaaaagtgtagttaattttaaaaataatttttagatgATTACGAACAAAACTGCAAATCCATAATCTCAACAATCAAACTCATGAATCACGAGTTAAACGACTTCGTTATGGAGCATCTATccatattagttatttatttttcaaaatagatAAGCGTAAGAGACATACATTCAATATGCTTGAAGGATATGCTTGTTGGATCATTCAGGTAAGATGCATTCATCCTTATAAAAGAGTATGAATTTCATGGTTTGTTTGTATCTATAATGAAAATGACCAAGTTTAATTTAGGAATGATAACGAATTAAACTGCTTCTACACGTCCTATTTACGAAGGTTGATCTTTATATCTTTTTTCAAATTTCTTATATCACAACAATGAGCTCAAATTTCCTTTCTTTTCTAGACTGTC contains:
- the LOC131605833 gene encoding mediator of RNA polymerase II transcription subunit 10b-like, with the translated sequence MDSKQNLKQINESIEKTLALIHQLTLTVSNYDDAMQMPLLQRINGLVAELDNMMKLAENCNIQVPMEVIKLIDDGKNPDLFTQDVINDCIAKNQITKGKTDAFKGFRKHLLEELEQNFPDEIETFRESRAVSAATQSVSANGDATLKGKH